The Methanolacinia petrolearia DSM 11571 genome has a segment encoding these proteins:
- a CDS encoding HdeD family acid-resistance protein has product MDNESGFLGNPMNFTPEWWTFVLMGICALILGGLAFAMPLWFAEFFGLFIGFLVIIYSIITLVQGIKSKEGAGASIALILLAIIGIIIGFLIVTSALAAFLLTTYLIAFWMLMIAFSDIWMAFTGSAGTGYKILLAIAGVFALIIGFYILMFPILGTGIMIQVISIFAMVWGIFMIITGLAGKGASAAVAAETN; this is encoded by the coding sequence ATGGATAATGAATCCGGATTTCTTGGAAATCCGATGAATTTCACACCCGAGTGGTGGACCTTTGTTCTGATGGGCATCTGTGCCCTGATTCTTGGAGGGCTTGCATTTGCGATGCCTCTCTGGTTTGCAGAATTTTTCGGACTGTTTATTGGATTCCTTGTAATCATTTACAGCATTATTACGCTTGTCCAGGGAATTAAAAGCAAGGAAGGAGCCGGAGCTTCGATAGCACTGATACTTCTTGCTATTATCGGAATTATAATCGGGTTCCTGATTGTAACCAGTGCCCTGGCTGCGTTCCTGCTGACAACATACCTCATTGCATTCTGGATGTTAATGATCGCCTTTTCGGACATATGGATGGCATTTACGGGCAGTGCAGGAACCGGATACAAGATTCTTCTCGCAATTGCCGGAGTATTCGCACTCATTATTGGATTTTACATTCTGATGTTCCCGATTCTCGGAACAGGCATCATGATCCAGGTAATTTCGATATTCGCCATGGTTTGGGGAATATTCATGATCATTACAGGTCTGGCAGGCAAGGGCGCTTCCGCTGCTGTGGCAGCTGAGACAAACTGA
- a CDS encoding GNAT family N-acetyltransferase translates to MGRDDFLIREYRESDFNTILEMESSRGGDPYSHAVFIRQMAVLFPQLFIIALNTEGDIIGYTLGGISAGEPKSGLVMRIFVVPAFRRCGAGRLLMEELGKRFSHGVTSVSLTVSPSNEEAVRLYEKLGFARSDYIEDYFGKGEDRIVMTAPYGGKIQAERS, encoded by the coding sequence ATGGGCCGTGATGATTTTCTTATAAGGGAATACAGAGAGAGCGATTTTAATACCATACTTGAGATGGAATCGTCAAGAGGCGGAGATCCGTATTCACATGCTGTTTTTATACGGCAGATGGCGGTTCTTTTCCCTCAATTATTTATTATTGCTCTCAATACAGAGGGTGACATTATCGGGTATACACTAGGAGGCATAAGTGCAGGTGAACCGAAATCCGGCCTGGTGATGAGGATATTTGTAGTCCCTGCTTTCAGGAGATGCGGGGCGGGGCGGCTGCTTATGGAAGAGCTGGGAAAGCGGTTCTCACACGGGGTAACTTCAGTATCACTGACCGTATCACCTTCAAACGAAGAAGCCGTCAGGCTTTATGAAAAACTTGGATTTGCAAGGTCCGATTATATAGAAGATTATTTCGGGAAAGGTGAAGACCGGATCGTCATGACTGCGCCATATGGCGGAAAAATTCAGGCTGAACGAAGTTAA
- the aroA gene encoding 3-phosphoshikimate 1-carboxyvinyltransferase yields MDGIVINRHRDVDLTFSAPPSKSYTHRALFCAALADGISIIENPLYSGDTEVTCRALGQLGVRTERTADGIIVDGCGGVMPPGGDVTIDCEGSGTSLRFLATFALLYPGRVTLTGSPRMKERPVGELTGALREIGGDIRFTERPGFPPVEISGELSGGSVSIDASKSSQFISSMLIPAPYAEDPVDIIPEGHVASESYLDITVDVMEKFGAAVERMPDGGFHVPSGAYVPRDYRVEGDYSSASYLFAIAAICGGTVTVNNLNPDSVQGDTAFAGALASMGCRVTKDAGSVTVTRKGPLSGVDIDMSSSPDTVQTLAAVAVFADSPTRITGVSHLIYKESDRIGAIGRMVEGCGAGFEYNDNEGEIVITPGKIHGFVLDPVDDHRTAMSGAVIGLGAGGVTIKDPECVGKSYPGFWDELRRAGL; encoded by the coding sequence CCGTCGAAGAGCTATACCCACAGGGCGTTGTTCTGTGCGGCCCTTGCCGACGGCATATCGATAATAGAGAATCCTCTGTATTCCGGCGATACGGAGGTCACGTGCAGGGCCCTGGGGCAGCTCGGAGTCCGGACCGAAAGAACGGCAGACGGGATTATCGTTGACGGGTGCGGCGGCGTAATGCCCCCCGGCGGCGATGTAACGATCGACTGCGAGGGCTCTGGCACTTCGCTCCGCTTTCTTGCGACATTTGCCCTCCTTTATCCCGGCAGGGTGACGCTTACCGGAAGTCCGAGGATGAAGGAGAGACCTGTCGGGGAGCTTACCGGGGCACTGAGAGAGATTGGGGGAGATATCCGTTTTACTGAAAGACCCGGATTTCCCCCTGTCGAGATATCGGGAGAGCTCTCCGGGGGAAGCGTGTCGATCGATGCATCAAAAAGCAGCCAGTTCATATCCTCGATGCTCATCCCGGCGCCGTATGCAGAAGATCCTGTGGATATCATTCCTGAAGGTCACGTAGCATCCGAATCCTATCTCGACATCACTGTAGATGTAATGGAGAAGTTCGGTGCGGCGGTTGAACGAATGCCGGATGGCGGATTTCATGTGCCGTCCGGTGCATACGTTCCACGGGATTACAGGGTTGAGGGAGATTATTCTTCAGCCTCGTACCTGTTTGCAATCGCCGCAATATGCGGTGGAACCGTTACCGTGAACAACCTGAACCCGGATTCCGTCCAGGGGGACACCGCCTTCGCCGGGGCGCTTGCCTCTATGGGTTGCCGGGTAACAAAAGATGCCGGTTCGGTAACGGTAACGCGAAAGGGCCCTCTTTCGGGAGTAGATATCGATATGTCCTCATCGCCCGACACTGTCCAGACTCTTGCAGCCGTAGCGGTATTTGCGGATTCACCCACGAGGATAACCGGAGTTTCGCATCTCATATACAAGGAGAGCGATCGCATAGGAGCGATTGGGCGGATGGTCGAGGGATGCGGTGCCGGTTTTGAATATAATGATAATGAAGGCGAGATCGTGATAACACCCGGTAAGATTCACGGATTTGTCCTCGATCCCGTGGACGATCACAGGACCGCGATGTCCGGTGCGGTAATCGGTCTCGGTGCCGGCGGAGTGACTATAAAAGACCCTGAGTGCGTGGGGAAGTCGTATCCCGGTTTCTGGGACGAACTCAGGAGGGCCGGCCTTTGA
- a CDS encoding uracil-xanthine permease family protein: MKFLYGPDERPPLSVALPAGIQWAVISVAYILSFAMLIENIQGGNGAVTVAFIQKVLLITAAALVLQIFAGHRLPLVFGPSAALLIGISSSTGFTGGVIYGSMAVAAAAGVLIASTGLLAYISRLFTYRVITVVLLLISFTLIPVITPMFISSGVSSGSLYTLIFGLAVLAGMYLAQRFGGRIIRATLFLWVLIPGTLIYSLIFAYNPTEITYYGLSGITTGFPTGFTVEPGVLISFLICYLAVIVNDIGSIRSIAEVIEERSMQGRYKRGIIATGIANIASGLFGVIGGVNYSISAGMILETRCASKWTLVPAAIIMAAIAFLPDLVALMTLVPSVIIGAVLIYVLAAQFSAALYVFFKETAGREFEYESGIIVGLPVIIGTMISFIPSEIAEAFPPLVRPVIANGFVMGVIVVMLLEHVIFRKKKEPVS, from the coding sequence ATGAAATTCCTTTACGGCCCTGACGAAAGACCTCCTTTATCCGTTGCTTTACCGGCAGGGATACAATGGGCGGTTATCTCAGTTGCATATATCCTCAGCTTTGCAATGCTGATTGAAAATATCCAGGGCGGAAACGGTGCGGTTACGGTTGCATTCATCCAGAAAGTCCTGCTGATAACTGCGGCAGCACTGGTACTCCAGATATTCGCAGGACACAGGCTTCCGCTTGTCTTCGGACCGTCAGCAGCCCTGCTTATAGGAATTTCTTCATCAACCGGTTTTACGGGAGGGGTTATTTACGGTTCGATGGCTGTTGCAGCCGCCGCAGGAGTCCTGATCGCCTCAACGGGGCTGCTGGCTTACATCAGCAGGCTCTTTACGTACAGGGTGATCACCGTTGTCCTCTTACTGATCTCGTTCACGCTGATTCCGGTAATTACTCCAATGTTCATCTCTTCAGGAGTAAGTTCAGGAAGCCTGTACACCCTCATCTTCGGACTTGCGGTATTGGCGGGGATGTATCTTGCGCAGAGATTCGGCGGAAGGATCATCAGGGCAACGCTCTTTCTCTGGGTGCTGATACCGGGGACTCTCATCTACAGCCTGATCTTTGCATATAATCCCACAGAGATCACGTACTACGGACTTTCCGGGATTACCACCGGATTTCCCACAGGATTCACTGTCGAACCCGGAGTCCTGATCTCATTTTTGATCTGCTATCTTGCAGTAATTGTAAACGATATAGGTTCGATACGTTCGATTGCCGAGGTGATCGAAGAAAGATCGATGCAGGGAAGATACAAACGCGGCATAATCGCGACAGGAATCGCCAATATCGCATCCGGGCTTTTCGGGGTGATAGGCGGGGTCAATTATTCGATAAGCGCCGGGATGATACTTGAAACTCGCTGCGCATCCAAATGGACTCTTGTACCGGCAGCCATTATAATGGCCGCAATCGCCTTTCTGCCTGACCTGGTAGCCCTCATGACCCTGGTTCCTTCCGTAATCATAGGAGCCGTCTTAATCTATGTTCTGGCGGCCCAGTTTTCGGCCGCGTTGTATGTGTTCTTCAAAGAGACTGCGGGGAGGGAATTTGAATACGAGTCCGGAATTATCGTCGGCCTGCCTGTAATCATCGGCACCATGATATCCTTCATCCCTTCGGAGATTGCGGAGGCGTTCCCGCCACTGGTCAGGCCGGTTATTGCAAACGGCTTTGTGATGGGAGTGATCGTAGTGATGCTGCTGGAGCATGTAATATTCAGAAAAAAGAAAGAACCTGTATCCTGA
- a CDS encoding MATE family efflux transporter has product MMKDENPLSSADPREEEITKGVSILVGEPKAAIRSMAWPIFVAMFLLTMYNIVDAIWVAGISSDALAAIGFVTPVFMIVVGFGNGIGAGVTSLISRRIGSKDKKGADSAAIHSLILALVLSVVFTILLVPLAEQILLMLGAEDVIGLTLDYGSIIFYGTIFFIFSNISYSILRAEGDTKRTMYAMAISAVLNMILDPIFIYTLGMGIAGAAVATILSVAVVSLVILYWFFVKKDTYISFNFKDFTPDFGIIKGILSVGIPASLEFVIMSALMIIINWMLVIVGGTDAVAVYTTGWRVVMFAIIPLIAIATSLVAVAGAAYGGRFYSKMHESYYYSLKLGLIISLFTAAITWIFAPQITLIFTYSGESAHIAPTIIAFLQTMCFFYIFVPPGMMSGSLFQAVGKGVNSLIINLLRSLVFNAVFAWAFAFVLGLGQAGIWWGIVAGDIAGGMVGYLWASAYLRRILKYEDKAKAKATGSV; this is encoded by the coding sequence ATGATGAAGGACGAAAATCCTTTAAGCAGTGCCGATCCCAGGGAGGAAGAGATAACAAAGGGAGTCTCAATTCTGGTAGGCGAACCGAAAGCTGCCATAAGATCAATGGCCTGGCCTATCTTTGTGGCGATGTTTCTCCTGACGATGTACAATATCGTAGATGCGATATGGGTCGCGGGCATCAGCTCCGACGCACTTGCTGCAATCGGTTTCGTCACTCCTGTCTTTATGATAGTCGTAGGGTTCGGAAACGGAATCGGTGCCGGAGTCACATCCTTAATTTCAAGGAGAATCGGTTCTAAGGACAAAAAAGGTGCGGACAGTGCTGCGATACATTCATTGATCCTTGCTCTGGTCCTGTCGGTTGTATTCACCATACTACTGGTTCCCCTGGCAGAACAGATCCTGCTCATGCTCGGTGCGGAAGACGTTATTGGGCTTACGCTCGATTACGGGAGCATAATATTTTATGGCACCATATTCTTCATATTCTCGAACATCTCCTACTCGATACTACGTGCGGAAGGGGATACGAAGAGGACGATGTATGCGATGGCCATCTCGGCAGTCCTGAATATGATCCTTGATCCGATATTCATCTATACCTTGGGAATGGGAATTGCAGGAGCCGCAGTTGCAACGATACTGTCCGTTGCCGTAGTAAGCCTGGTAATTTTGTACTGGTTCTTTGTCAAAAAGGACACATATATCAGTTTCAATTTCAAGGATTTCACTCCCGATTTTGGAATTATAAAGGGTATTCTTTCCGTAGGGATTCCTGCAAGCCTTGAATTCGTGATAATGTCGGCTTTAATGATCATTATCAACTGGATGCTTGTTATTGTCGGGGGAACCGATGCCGTTGCAGTATATACCACCGGATGGAGGGTTGTAATGTTTGCAATCATACCGCTGATAGCGATTGCAACCTCACTCGTCGCAGTCGCCGGGGCTGCATACGGCGGCAGGTTCTACAGCAAAATGCATGAGTCGTATTATTACTCATTGAAACTGGGTTTGATCATCTCGCTGTTTACTGCGGCGATAACATGGATCTTCGCTCCCCAGATCACACTGATCTTTACATATTCAGGGGAGTCGGCTCATATCGCTCCGACCATCATCGCCTTCCTGCAGACGATGTGCTTCTTCTACATATTTGTCCCTCCGGGAATGATGTCGGGATCATTGTTCCAGGCGGTAGGTAAAGGTGTAAATTCCCTGATAATCAATCTGCTGAGGAGCCTCGTCTTCAATGCGGTCTTTGCATGGGCGTTTGCATTTGTTCTCGGCCTTGGCCAGGCAGGAATCTGGTGGGGAATTGTCGCCGGAGATATCGCGGGGGGTATGGTGGGCTACCTGTGGGCATCGGCTTATCTTAGAAGAATCCTGAAGTACGAGGATAAAGCCAAGGCTAAAGCTACCGGTTCTGTGTAA
- the aroE gene encoding shikimate dehydrogenase, with translation MNKRIILTGFRGSGKTTVGEMLSERTGLPFYDTDEMVEAECRMPIPEIFSKEGEDAFRRAESKVIRELNLEPCIVSTGGGLILNPENVMNLRRDSLVFLLNVSPELAGMRISGSERPSLTGKSVGEEAAGLISRRMPYYRMASDFCIDAGLAPEEICDRIGGIMNYGPCTVEERTKAAGFFKNSPMSEEMRERTLSRIGLAGAVPFCAIAGNPCLHSKSPQLYSALFARYGIDSHYTYMQADDIRTIVEVMKTAGMKGLSVTIPFKEDVMECLDETDIHSQRIGAVNTVLNSCGRLYGTNTDWIGIREPLRASEGNTAVVFGAGGAARAAVYALMDLGKEVTVINRTAGRGLALAEHFGCSFSSPEDFRPEETEIVVNATSLGMGGKGSPMAEDQLRYHMTVFDLVYTPPETPLLKMAKKAGCKCIPGTEMFIYQAAEQFRQLFGIIPDTGEIREVIQR, from the coding sequence TTGAATAAGAGAATCATTCTCACCGGATTCCGCGGTTCGGGCAAAACAACAGTCGGTGAGATGCTTTCGGAGAGGACGGGTCTTCCGTTTTATGATACCGATGAAATGGTCGAGGCCGAATGCAGGATGCCTATCCCCGAAATATTCTCTAAAGAGGGGGAGGATGCCTTCAGGAGGGCGGAATCTAAGGTAATCCGGGAGCTTAATCTTGAACCATGCATAGTTTCGACCGGTGGCGGTTTGATCCTGAACCCTGAAAACGTCATGAACCTCAGGCGTGACTCTCTTGTTTTTCTGCTCAACGTCTCCCCTGAACTCGCCGGGATGAGGATCTCGGGCAGCGAACGCCCGTCTCTTACGGGAAAATCTGTTGGGGAAGAGGCCGCCGGCCTGATATCCCGGAGGATGCCGTATTACAGGATGGCTTCGGATTTCTGTATCGATGCCGGTCTTGCTCCTGAGGAGATCTGTGACAGGATAGGCGGGATCATGAATTATGGTCCCTGCACGGTGGAGGAGCGTACAAAGGCAGCCGGATTTTTCAAAAATTCCCCGATGTCTGAAGAGATGAGGGAGAGAACCCTTTCGCGGATCGGGCTTGCAGGTGCGGTCCCATTCTGTGCAATAGCCGGGAATCCCTGCCTCCACAGCAAAAGCCCGCAATTATATTCAGCGCTCTTTGCCCGCTACGGCATAGATTCGCATTACACATATATGCAGGCTGACGACATACGGACTATTGTTGAGGTCATGAAAACGGCGGGAATGAAGGGTCTTTCTGTCACAATACCGTTCAAGGAGGATGTCATGGAATGCCTTGACGAAACCGACATCCATTCGCAGAGGATCGGGGCGGTCAATACCGTCCTGAACTCCTGCGGCAGGCTTTACGGGACCAATACCGACTGGATAGGAATCCGCGAGCCGCTTCGTGCTTCAGAGGGTAATACTGCGGTCGTCTTCGGTGCAGGCGGTGCCGCAAGGGCAGCCGTATACGCACTGATGGATCTCGGGAAGGAAGTAACCGTCATAAACAGAACCGCCGGGAGAGGACTTGCGCTGGCAGAACATTTTGGGTGTTCCTTCTCATCACCTGAAGACTTCAGGCCTGAAGAGACGGAGATCGTCGTAAATGCGACATCCCTCGGGATGGGAGGAAAGGGTTCTCCTATGGCAGAGGATCAGCTCAGGTATCATATGACCGTCTTCGATCTCGTCTATACTCCGCCTGAGACTCCTCTGCTTAAGATGGCAAAGAAAGCGGGATGTAAATGCATTCCCGGCACAGAGATGTTCATATACCAGGCAGCTGAACAGTTCAGGCAGCTGTTTGGAATAATCCCGGATACCGGAGAGATAAGAGAGGTTATACAGAGATGA
- a CDS encoding DUF5518 domain-containing protein yields the protein MGFWIAALLGFVSMVVITWLLKDPYPLYSSLIGPLCGGFIAGIVLGEGIGEGAKVGFISGVFGALLVSVIILITGTALFGIIGTVVGALIDLVILIFATLLFGILGMIGGGIGGIFRNK from the coding sequence ATGGGATTTTGGATTGCCGCTCTTTTGGGTTTTGTCTCGATGGTTGTAATCACCTGGCTCCTTAAAGATCCATATCCGTTATATTCGTCATTAATCGGCCCCCTTTGCGGTGGTTTCATCGCGGGAATTGTCCTTGGCGAAGGTATCGGTGAAGGTGCAAAGGTCGGCTTTATCTCGGGAGTCTTCGGCGCCCTGCTGGTTTCAGTGATAATCCTTATAACTGGGACCGCCCTGTTCGGAATTATCGGGACTGTAGTGGGTGCTCTTATCGATCTTGTGATATTGATCTTCGCAACTCTTCTCTTCGGGATTCTCGGCATGATTGGAGGAGGAATCGGCGGGATATTCCGCAATAAATGA
- a CDS encoding DNA polymerase ligase N-terminal domain-containing protein — protein sequence MDYPGNDPAGEKAEGLQRFVVHFHRSKTPHYDLRLERHGVLKCWAVPKGIPDHPGLRRLAIGSGDHDPSVLDFSGTITEGQYGAGEISIYDSGNYEMESWKDEKIVFVLNGMKFKGRYVLVRFKKAGDKDWLLMKTV from the coding sequence ATGGATTATCCCGGGAATGATCCTGCGGGTGAAAAGGCAGAGGGCCTACAGCGTTTTGTGGTTCACTTTCACAGGTCAAAGACACCACATTACGATCTCCGCCTGGAGAGGCATGGGGTTCTTAAATGCTGGGCAGTTCCCAAAGGAATCCCTGATCACCCTGGACTCAGGCGTCTTGCAATCGGCAGCGGCGATCATGATCCGTCGGTCCTTGATTTTTCCGGGACTATTACGGAAGGGCAATACGGTGCCGGCGAGATCTCAATTTATGATTCGGGAAATTATGAAATGGAATCATGGAAGGATGAAAAGATTGTATTCGTGCTGAACGGCATGAAGTTCAAAGGCCGTTATGTTCTTGTAAGGTTTAAGAAGGCAGGTGATAAGGACTGGCTTTTGATGAAGACCGTGTGA
- a CDS encoding PAS domain S-box protein encodes MIPKTWAEMGCQKDSTQKSGEINGYAPLNRALRLIIDNASNPVIITDDRGRIIYNNPAALQFIFMNPQSAEPHIRNLKFAGDYGDILAVYDYNKDEGCIWTEDVELLNIKGEKRTLKLKISVFFEEPKSQYCFHMVDLTDKILSEKALKKSEMDKTLILNSVHENLVYYDKNYRIIWANQQPADSVGLTPAEMKGRFCYELWYNRDSPCPDCTIKKAMESRQPLIEEKVKPDGRNVKVAAYPVFSEKGGLIGAVESVLDISRRKKAEMALDEILKKYRELFTTMTNGFVLHEIITDDSGKPYDFRFLDINPAFEEMTGLFSSEMVGKTVLELFPDYNRRWMERYGRVALTGEPEEFSDYNPTFGKYYHIYSYSPKKGQFAAIFSDVTDLVALRKEHTQMMIQINRNFEQLAILNDEIRNPLQVIAGYALMDESNYSEKILSQIHTIDKLINELDKRWLESDKIREYLMKHHNLY; translated from the coding sequence ATGATACCTAAAACGTGGGCGGAGATGGGTTGTCAAAAGGATTCAACGCAGAAATCGGGGGAGATTAATGGATATGCACCGTTGAACAGGGCACTAAGATTAATTATAGATAATGCTTCGAATCCCGTGATAATAACGGATGACAGGGGGAGGATAATTTATAACAATCCTGCTGCACTGCAGTTCATATTCATGAACCCGCAATCAGCTGAACCTCACATCCGTAATCTGAAATTTGCAGGAGACTATGGAGATATTCTGGCAGTCTACGATTACAATAAAGATGAAGGCTGCATCTGGACCGAGGACGTCGAACTCCTGAATATAAAAGGAGAAAAGAGAACCCTGAAGCTTAAAATAAGCGTATTCTTTGAGGAGCCAAAGAGCCAGTACTGCTTCCATATGGTCGATCTGACAGACAAAATCCTCTCTGAAAAGGCCCTGAAAAAATCAGAGATGGACAAGACTTTAATCCTGAATTCGGTTCATGAAAATCTTGTGTATTACGATAAGAATTACAGGATTATATGGGCTAACCAGCAGCCTGCAGACTCAGTCGGCCTGACTCCGGCTGAAATGAAGGGCAGGTTCTGCTACGAACTATGGTACAACCGTGATTCGCCGTGCCCCGACTGTACAATTAAAAAGGCAATGGAATCACGTCAGCCCCTGATAGAAGAAAAGGTGAAACCCGACGGAAGAAACGTGAAGGTCGCCGCATACCCGGTATTCAGTGAGAAAGGAGGATTAATCGGAGCGGTTGAATCGGTGCTTGACATTTCACGCCGAAAGAAGGCTGAAATGGCTCTCGACGAGATCCTGAAAAAGTACAGGGAGCTCTTCACCACGATGACCAACGGATTCGTCCTTCACGAGATCATTACCGACGATTCGGGAAAGCCATATGATTTCAGGTTTTTGGACATAAATCCGGCATTCGAAGAGATGACAGGTCTCTTCTCCTCGGAGATGGTTGGAAAGACAGTACTTGAACTCTTCCCGGATTACAACAGGAGATGGATGGAAAGGTACGGAAGGGTGGCCCTTACAGGAGAGCCTGAGGAATTTTCGGATTATAATCCGACATTCGGGAAGTACTACCACATCTATTCATATTCACCAAAAAAAGGCCAGTTCGCAGCTATATTCTCAGACGTAACCGATCTTGTGGCCCTGAGAAAAGAGCACACACAGATGATGATCCAGATCAACAGAAATTTCGAACAGCTTGCAATCCTGAACGACGAGATCAGGAACCCGCTGCAGGTTATCGCCGGATATGCACTAATGGACGAATCAAATTATTCTGAGAAGATATTAAGCCAAATCCATACAATCGATAAACTGATCAATGAACTTGACAAGCGATGGCTTGAATCGGACAAGATCAGGGAATACCTGATGAAGCACCACAACCTTTACTGA
- a CDS encoding chorismate synthase, whose product MNTTGRFFRCTTFGESHGRAIGAVVDGCPAGIEFSDEDVMPLMERRRPGKSPLSTPRSETDQVEILSGVFEGVTTGTPVAMIIRNENFRSGDYDELKDIFRPGHADYTYQKKYGIRDYRGGGRSSGRETAGRVMAGALAMKLLRCEGITVDGRILEIHGETDPAIFEEAILSAKRSGDSVGGIVEVSVKGCPAGLGDPVFGKLDASLAAAMMSIGAVRGVEIGDGFLSAGALGSENNDCMDESGFLSNHCGGILGGISNGSEIVVRIAVKPTPSIEMEQKTVDVSGSERTISVGGRHDPCIVPRIVVVAECMAALVLADAFLSQKISRI is encoded by the coding sequence ATGAATACGACAGGCAGATTCTTCCGCTGCACGACGTTCGGTGAAAGCCACGGCAGGGCGATAGGTGCCGTCGTCGACGGCTGCCCTGCGGGGATAGAATTCTCCGACGAGGATGTAATGCCGCTGATGGAAAGAAGGAGGCCGGGAAAGAGTCCGCTCTCCACTCCACGTTCCGAGACGGACCAGGTGGAGATCCTTTCCGGTGTCTTTGAAGGCGTTACCACAGGGACCCCGGTTGCAATGATAATCAGGAATGAAAACTTCAGGTCCGGGGATTACGACGAGTTAAAGGACATTTTCCGCCCAGGCCACGCCGACTATACCTATCAGAAGAAATACGGTATCCGCGACTACCGCGGCGGCGGCCGCAGTTCAGGACGAGAGACTGCAGGGCGTGTAATGGCTGGCGCCCTTGCTATGAAACTTCTCAGGTGCGAGGGTATAACGGTTGACGGAAGGATACTCGAGATACACGGCGAAACCGACCCGGCCATCTTTGAGGAGGCGATCCTCTCGGCAAAGCGATCGGGTGATTCGGTCGGGGGAATTGTTGAGGTCTCGGTTAAGGGCTGTCCGGCAGGTCTCGGGGACCCGGTGTTCGGGAAACTCGACGCATCGCTTGCAGCAGCAATGATGTCGATAGGCGCAGTCAGGGGTGTGGAGATCGGTGACGGTTTTCTCTCCGCAGGAGCACTCGGGAGCGAGAACAACGACTGCATGGATGAATCTGGTTTTCTCTCAAACCACTGCGGCGGAATTCTCGGCGGGATCTCGAACGGAAGCGAGATTGTCGTCAGGATCGCGGTAAAACCCACTCCATCTATAGAAATGGAGCAGAAAACGGTGGATGTCTCCGGGTCGGAGCGCACTATATCCGTCGGCGGAAGGCATGATCCCTGTATTGTCCCGAGGATCGTTGTAGTTGCGGAATGCATGGCCGCCCTGGTACTTGCGGATGCGTTTCTCTCCCAAAAGATCAGCAGAATCTGA
- a CDS encoding MarR family winged helix-turn-helix transcriptional regulator, translating to MQDILNKDIPLGGLFSIIYRSRNIYLNNSMNTTGLSQGQVFALITLSKENNITQDRIAELFYLDKGTVARAVRKLEDSGYICRTQDPDNRRAHRLSLTEKGEKILPYIKEIANKWDKDVCKGFSPEDLDKFNSLLRTICERSLLSAMEVPGYGDRL from the coding sequence ATGCAGGACATTCTGAATAAGGATATTCCCCTCGGAGGTCTCTTCTCTATAATATACCGGTCGCGGAATATCTATCTCAATAATTCTATGAATACTACAGGGCTTTCCCAGGGGCAGGTCTTTGCCCTGATCACCCTTTCAAAAGAGAACAATATCACACAGGACAGGATCGCCGAATTATTCTATCTTGACAAGGGCACCGTCGCCCGTGCTGTCCGCAAACTCGAAGACTCGGGATACATCTGCCGGACGCAGGACCCGGATAACCGCAGGGCACACAGGCTGAGCCTCACCGAAAAAGGGGAAAAAATTCTTCCTTACATTAAAGAAATCGCGAATAAATGGGACAAAGATGTCTGCAAGGGCTTTTCACCGGAAGATCTTGATAAATTCAACTCCTTGCTGAGGACCATCTGCGAAAGGAGCCTTCTTTCGGCAATGGAGGTCCCGGGATACGGGGATCGTTTATGA